In a genomic window of Thermosynechococcus sp. CL-1:
- a CDS encoding glycosyltransferase family 9 protein: protein MKNIVALVPGGIGDQILFFPTLDDLKTHFPNSQIDVVVEPRAVAAYQLSSTVHQVIPFDFKDRNALADWVNLIGMLRDGEYDAILSLGRSKAVRFLLWLTGIPKRVGFAKLNPLGFLTDAVPVNLDQYSAATYHDLLKAFGITTPCPLPKAVIAEEDRQWATAERQRLGISGAYRLLHGGSSQMALTKGINKIYPPTAWAEVIQALQQQEPHLPFIVVCGPEDQAWVGALTQTLTNLAISHPPDLRKLAALMQQAQQILCTDSGPMHIGVAVGTPLVALFGPTDPAKLLPNDPRFRAVKSPTGNMADIPVSAVIEAARHG, encoded by the coding sequence ATGAAAAATATTGTGGCGCTGGTGCCAGGGGGTATTGGGGATCAAATTTTGTTTTTTCCTACCCTCGACGACCTCAAAACCCACTTTCCGAATAGTCAAATTGATGTGGTTGTTGAACCCCGTGCGGTTGCTGCCTACCAACTGAGTTCTACAGTCCACCAAGTGATTCCCTTTGACTTCAAAGACCGCAATGCCTTGGCTGACTGGGTAAACCTGATTGGTATGTTGCGGGATGGGGAGTACGACGCCATTCTCTCCTTGGGGCGCAGTAAGGCGGTGCGCTTTTTGCTGTGGCTGACGGGGATTCCCAAGCGCGTGGGCTTTGCGAAGCTCAATCCCTTGGGGTTTCTCACCGATGCGGTACCTGTCAACCTTGATCAATACAGCGCCGCCACCTACCACGATTTGCTCAAGGCCTTTGGCATTACTACCCCTTGTCCCCTACCCAAGGCAGTGATTGCCGAAGAAGATAGGCAATGGGCAACTGCAGAGCGGCAACGCCTAGGCATTTCTGGTGCTTATCGCCTTTTGCACGGCGGCTCTAGTCAAATGGCCCTCACAAAGGGGATTAACAAAATTTACCCCCCCACTGCTTGGGCTGAAGTCATCCAGGCGCTGCAACAGCAGGAGCCGCACCTGCCCTTCATTGTGGTCTGTGGCCCTGAGGATCAGGCATGGGTGGGTGCCCTGACACAAACTCTCACCAACCTTGCAATTAGCCATCCCCCTGATCTGCGTAAACTTGCGGCTTTAATGCAACAGGCACAACAGATTCTCTGTACCGACAGTGGCCCGATGCACATTGGCGTGGCGGTGGGGACTCCCCTTGTGGCGCTTTTTGGCCCTACGGATCCTGCCAAACTCCTGCCCAACGATCCGCGCTTTCGAGCCGTCAAATCCCCTACTGGCAACATGGCCGATATTCCTGTCTCAGCCGTGATTGAGGCAGCTCGCCATGGCTAG
- a CDS encoding HAD-IIIA family hydrolase — MARPAVFLDRDGVLNQEVGYIHRLEDLQLIPGVAQAVRRLNDAGWFCCLASNQSGPARDYYSIKHVCALHHRLQELLAASAGAVLDAVYFCPDLSRPEGGVVADYAGWTTWRKPNTGMLVAAAWDHDLDLSRSVMVGDKATDIDLARNAGCYGILVQTGFGDRVLEGSYQHASRPDYIAADLAAAVEWICTHLAPR, encoded by the coding sequence ATGGCTAGACCGGCTGTCTTTCTCGATCGCGATGGCGTACTGAACCAAGAGGTGGGCTATATTCACCGCCTTGAGGACTTACAGCTCATCCCCGGTGTGGCTCAGGCAGTGCGACGGCTCAATGATGCGGGGTGGTTTTGCTGTTTAGCTTCCAATCAGTCGGGTCCGGCGCGGGATTATTACAGCATTAAGCATGTCTGTGCCCTGCACCACAGACTTCAGGAGTTGCTAGCCGCCAGTGCTGGTGCGGTGTTGGATGCGGTTTATTTCTGTCCTGATCTCAGCCGTCCTGAAGGGGGAGTGGTTGCCGACTATGCGGGTTGGACAACATGGCGCAAACCCAATACAGGAATGCTCGTAGCGGCCGCTTGGGATCATGATTTAGATCTCAGCCGCAGTGTCATGGTGGGGGACAAAGCCACCGATATTGATCTGGCGCGGAATGCCGGCTGCTATGGGATTTTAGTACAAACCGGCTTTGGCGATCGCGTTCTTGAGGGGAGTTACCAGCACGCCAGTCGACCCGATTACATTGCAGCAGATTTAGCCGCTGCCGTAGAGTGGATTTGTACGCACCTTGCACCCCGTTAG
- a CDS encoding Crp/Fnr family transcriptional regulator, with protein sequence MQERRSSPAPELSLQNTPFFRDLPQAVVEKALAHVVTRQHPANRVILLENDWGTSVYFILSGWVKIRTYNIDGKEVTLNILGPGELFGEMAPLEEVPRSTDVITLTPTVVANMPATDFVNLVNTEPQAGIRLAKLMARRLRQLNRRLRLRESDSTSRVADILLFLADGQGRQGADGLEIPNLPHRELSSLSGMARETVTRVLGKLERKGIIRRNQESLCITNLRALESLLL encoded by the coding sequence ATGCAAGAACGGCGTAGTTCTCCTGCACCTGAATTATCTTTACAAAATACACCCTTTTTTCGGGATTTACCGCAGGCAGTGGTGGAGAAAGCCCTAGCCCATGTAGTGACACGTCAGCATCCCGCCAACCGAGTCATCTTGCTGGAGAATGATTGGGGCACATCGGTTTACTTTATCCTCAGTGGCTGGGTCAAAATTCGCACCTACAACATTGATGGCAAAGAAGTCACCCTGAATATCCTCGGGCCCGGCGAACTCTTTGGCGAAATGGCCCCCCTAGAGGAAGTGCCCCGCTCAACGGATGTGATTACCCTAACACCGACAGTTGTGGCCAATATGCCCGCGACGGATTTTGTCAATCTTGTCAATACTGAACCTCAAGCGGGCATACGCCTCGCCAAGTTGATGGCACGACGGCTTCGGCAACTGAATCGGCGGCTGCGGCTGCGGGAATCGGATAGTACGTCAAGGGTGGCCGATATTCTGCTGTTTTTGGCGGATGGTCAAGGGCGACAGGGAGCCGATGGCCTAGAAATTCCCAATCTACCCCACCGTGAATTAAGTAGTCTCAGTGGCATGGCGCGGGAAACGGTGACACGGGTGCTTGGGAAACTGGAGCGCAAGGGCATTATTCGCCGCAATCAAGAGAGCTTGTGCATTACGAATCTACGTGCCTTAGAAAGTTTACTCCTTTAG
- a CDS encoding DUF2997 domain-containing protein has translation MLETLEFVIYPDGRVVETVTGISGASCAEVTAAIEAQLGCVISQQPTAEYYAPQEEENQLVVQSVPSQW, from the coding sequence ATGCTAGAAACCCTTGAATTTGTGATTTATCCCGATGGCCGTGTCGTTGAAACGGTGACGGGTATTTCTGGGGCATCCTGTGCTGAGGTGACTGCTGCCATTGAAGCGCAGCTGGGGTGTGTCATTAGCCAACAGCCCACCGCAGAATACTACGCTCCCCAAGAGGAAGAAAATCAATTGGTTGTTCAATCTGTCCCCTCCCAGTGGTAA
- a CDS encoding DUF1257 domain-containing protein — translation MSHFSQIKTQIRSLPALQAALTDLGLPWQSGCQEVRGFRGQTQTAQVVVPQDNGYDIGFRWNGTEYELVADLEFWQQAWSVDRFLNKVTQRYAYHAVLQSATEQGFQVQATEQQADGSVKLVLQRWRS, via the coding sequence ATGTCGCACTTCAGCCAAATCAAAACCCAAATTCGCAGTTTACCCGCCCTACAGGCTGCCCTAACGGACTTGGGCCTACCATGGCAATCTGGCTGCCAAGAAGTGCGCGGCTTTCGCGGTCAAACCCAAACGGCCCAAGTCGTTGTTCCCCAAGATAATGGCTATGACATTGGCTTTCGCTGGAATGGCACTGAGTATGAGCTAGTGGCGGATTTGGAGTTTTGGCAGCAGGCATGGTCAGTGGATCGCTTCTTGAATAAAGTCACTCAGCGCTATGCCTACCATGCGGTGTTGCAATCCGCTACTGAACAGGGCTTCCAAGTGCAGGCCACAGAACAGCAGGCCGATGGGAGTGTCAAGCTCGTATTGCAACGCTGGCGTTCCTAG
- a CDS encoding ferredoxin, with the protein MGQPLGLEPELGGQLRQSEPRSGYEPELGGTHRQRGVYVDEITCIGCKHCAHVARNTFYIEPNYGRSRVVRQDGDPLELIQEAIDTCPVDCIHWVDYTELKRLEKERLEQVVPLAGFPIDPATTHRKKRRSPPRTE; encoded by the coding sequence ATGGGTCAGCCCCTTGGTTTAGAACCAGAGCTTGGGGGTCAACTGCGCCAAAGTGAACCTCGCAGTGGCTACGAACCTGAACTTGGGGGAACCCATCGCCAACGCGGTGTCTATGTCGATGAAATTACCTGTATTGGCTGCAAACACTGTGCCCATGTGGCTCGTAATACTTTCTACATTGAGCCGAACTACGGGCGATCGCGGGTGGTACGACAAGATGGTGACCCCCTCGAACTGATTCAAGAAGCCATTGATACCTGTCCCGTTGACTGTATCCACTGGGTAGATTACACGGAATTAAAACGGCTTGAGAAAGAACGCCTTGAGCAGGTGGTTCCCCTTGCCGGTTTTCCCATTGATCCAGCCACCACGCACCGCAAGAAACGGCGATCGCCCCCTAGGACTGAATAG
- a CDS encoding NfeD family protein, whose amino-acid sequence MPLSPFWIWLIVAIILFVMELVLPTAFMEATLGLSALIVAFLSFLIPSFSIQILLWMVLSVVVVFLLRRYQPKRVPPVLKEAAEAETLTKIPAGETGRVLYEGISWQARCDDPRLAIPEHQRVIIIGRQGTTLIVMPEDAIQS is encoded by the coding sequence ATGCCCCTGTCTCCCTTTTGGATTTGGTTAATTGTTGCCATCATTCTTTTTGTGATGGAGCTTGTTTTGCCGACGGCTTTTATGGAAGCCACTCTCGGCCTCAGCGCCCTGATTGTTGCCTTTCTCTCGTTTCTGATTCCCAGCTTTTCAATACAGATTCTCCTCTGGATGGTGCTCTCTGTTGTGGTGGTCTTTCTCCTGCGGCGGTATCAACCAAAGCGAGTTCCCCCCGTACTCAAGGAAGCCGCCGAGGCGGAAACACTTACGAAAATCCCCGCTGGCGAGACGGGGCGAGTGCTGTACGAAGGGATCTCTTGGCAAGCTCGCTGTGATGATCCCCGCTTGGCCATTCCCGAGCATCAGCGGGTGATTATCATTGGCCGTCAGGGAACGACGCTGATTGTGATGCCCGAGGATGCTATTCAGTCCTAG
- a CDS encoding EI24 domain-containing protein, which yields MIKQLWSAGQRFQAGFFAFGRSLFFIARYRLWGYLLLPACLSLVLGVTLIIAAFWAVQVIGDDWFVGGEWQWLYQGFIDILATLIAVFLALIGYQTLIPLVVIPFLGPLLNRVEKITTGQTIEVGWRRDLLNAIIGGWFALRDAVLQVIFLLLSFLTGPLQPIVMAIVNSFFLGRGSFDYLLEKHSTSLRERKLLTRAYTPQIYGLGLAQFLGLLIPFVGLVLVPPVGVVAAALLIQDHPPQQQLMAANAVSRR from the coding sequence GTGATCAAGCAGCTTTGGTCAGCAGGACAGCGGTTTCAGGCGGGTTTCTTTGCCTTTGGTCGTAGTCTTTTTTTTATCGCCCGTTATCGTCTTTGGGGCTATCTATTGTTACCTGCCTGCTTGAGCCTCGTTCTGGGGGTAACGCTTATCATTGCTGCTTTCTGGGCTGTTCAAGTCATTGGTGATGATTGGTTTGTGGGTGGGGAATGGCAGTGGCTCTACCAAGGGTTCATTGATATTTTGGCAACCCTCATTGCTGTCTTTTTGGCCCTAATTGGCTATCAAACGCTGATTCCCCTTGTGGTGATTCCTTTCCTTGGTCCACTGCTCAACCGTGTTGAAAAAATTACCACGGGACAAACGATTGAGGTGGGGTGGCGGCGCGATCTATTGAACGCCATTATCGGTGGTTGGTTTGCGCTGCGGGATGCAGTGTTGCAGGTGATCTTCCTGCTGCTTTCATTTCTAACGGGGCCGCTGCAACCTATCGTGATGGCGATCGTCAACAGTTTCTTCCTAGGGCGAGGCAGCTTTGATTACCTCCTTGAAAAACACAGCACCTCTTTGAGAGAGCGCAAGCTCTTGACCCGTGCCTATACGCCCCAAATCTATGGCCTTGGTTTGGCGCAGTTTTTGGGGCTGCTGATCCCCTTCGTCGGTTTGGTGCTCGTACCACCCGTGGGAGTTGTGGCTGCTGCTTTACTGATTCAAGATCATCCACCGCAACAACAGTTGATGGCAGCGAATGCGGTTTCTCGGCGTTGA
- a CDS encoding DUF429 domain-containing protein: MRFLGVDLAWKGGASGYCCLQWQGQDLAVVARDRSRDTDELLAWIDRDAPSAQAAMVAVDAPLIIPNSRGMRTCDRQAHQVLGRYHAGCYPANQQSPFAQHTTGFSQALSQRGFRHAPTIAPQAHGRFQIEVFPHATAIALFQLDQIIKYKKGRLAERAKGLAKLRDLMATQLPHCEPPLALELTIEIPSNGRDLKALEDQLDAVLCAYTAAYWWYWGRDRHWVLGGESFSPEPASTDAYLKTGYIVVPRR; the protein is encoded by the coding sequence ATGCGGTTTCTCGGCGTTGATCTGGCTTGGAAAGGGGGGGCATCAGGGTACTGCTGTTTGCAGTGGCAGGGGCAAGATTTGGCGGTGGTCGCTCGCGATCGCTCCCGTGATACGGATGAACTTTTGGCATGGATTGATCGCGATGCACCCTCTGCGCAAGCAGCCATGGTGGCGGTGGATGCCCCCCTAATTATTCCCAATTCGCGGGGAATGCGTACCTGCGATCGCCAAGCCCATCAAGTCCTTGGGCGGTATCATGCCGGCTGCTATCCTGCGAATCAGCAGTCCCCCTTTGCGCAGCACACCACGGGTTTTAGTCAAGCCCTTAGCCAACGGGGGTTTCGCCATGCGCCTACGATCGCCCCCCAAGCACACGGGCGATTTCAAATTGAAGTCTTCCCCCATGCCACGGCGATCGCCCTCTTTCAGCTTGACCAAATCATTAAATACAAAAAAGGCCGCCTTGCAGAACGAGCCAAAGGGTTAGCCAAGCTTAGGGATTTAATGGCCACCCAGCTTCCCCACTGTGAGCCACCCTTAGCACTAGAACTCACTATCGAAATCCCCAGCAACGGGCGAGACCTCAAGGCTCTTGAAGATCAACTCGATGCCGTTCTCTGTGCCTACACGGCAGCCTATTGGTGGTATTGGGGGCGCGATCGCCACTGGGTTTTGGGTGGTGAGTCTTTTTCCCCAGAGCCAGCATCAACCGATGCCTACTTAAAAACTGGCTATATTGTTGTTCCCCGTCGCTAG
- a CDS encoding DUF6825 family protein, with translation MSQSPLDAFFLGRATATLLRDQAQHLFVEFLSQLGRFDAEQQQRLHQFMEEVQARARQEAEMVVPRSGVDWQALIDDLRAEIAALRTELQRYRNRES, from the coding sequence ATGAGTCAATCGCCGCTGGATGCCTTCTTCCTTGGTCGGGCAACCGCAACGCTCCTGCGTGATCAGGCGCAGCATCTATTTGTAGAATTCCTGAGTCAACTGGGGCGATTTGATGCCGAACAGCAGCAGCGGCTCCATCAATTCATGGAAGAGGTGCAAGCTCGTGCCCGTCAAGAGGCAGAAATGGTGGTGCCTCGGAGTGGGGTGGATTGGCAAGCCCTCATTGATGATTTGCGGGCGGAAATTGCTGCTCTACGCACGGAACTGCAACGCTACCGCAATCGCGAAAGCTAG
- a CDS encoding SulP family inorganic anion transporter, giving the protein MLTNLVNRVHFRDWRGDLFGGLTAAIVALPMALAFGVTSGAGATAGLYCVVFLGFFAALFGGTPTLISNPTGPMTVVMTAVITRLTSEYPEQGLYMAFTVVMLAGGFQILFGLLRLGKYITLMPYTVISGFMSGIGLIMILLQIGPLLGHSSKGGVLGAVQHLPEWIQTLNSAALTLGLFTLGLIYFTPQKIRRIVPPQLLALVLGTILSMVFFGDAGLTRIGTIPTGLPAFVPPTFTLPALKTMIVDGAMLGMLGCIDSLLTSVIADSITRTQHDSDKELIGQGIGNLLSGLFGGLPGAGATMGTVVNIQAGGRTCLSGMIHAVILLMVVLWAAPLTEPIPNAVLAGILIKVGIDIIDWNFLKRAHLLSLRAAFIMYGVMLLTVFVDLIVAVGVGVFIANMLTIKRLADLQSEDVKAITHADDQTPLTPEEKELFREAKGQLLLLHLGGPMSFGSAWAISQRQAIMSDYKVLILDVSSVPLLGVTATLAIESLIQEAQKHRLAIFLVNGSADKVQQRLQRFRILDRLPADHVVSDRRDALEKAIQFLHQPEELLEVTTGSYE; this is encoded by the coding sequence ATGCTAACAAATTTAGTTAATCGAGTTCACTTTCGCGATTGGCGCGGCGATCTCTTTGGTGGGCTGACTGCCGCCATTGTCGCCTTGCCGATGGCCTTGGCCTTTGGGGTCACCTCTGGGGCTGGTGCAACGGCGGGACTCTACTGCGTCGTCTTTCTTGGCTTTTTTGCGGCTCTCTTTGGGGGCACACCAACACTCATTTCCAATCCGACAGGGCCGATGACCGTCGTGATGACGGCAGTGATCACCCGCCTGACCAGTGAATATCCCGAACAGGGGTTATACATGGCTTTTACGGTGGTAATGCTGGCGGGCGGTTTTCAAATCCTCTTTGGTCTGTTGCGGTTGGGTAAATACATCACCCTCATGCCCTACACCGTGATTTCTGGCTTTATGTCGGGGATTGGCCTGATCATGATCCTGCTGCAAATTGGTCCCCTGTTGGGGCACAGCAGTAAAGGGGGGGTCTTGGGGGCAGTGCAACACTTGCCAGAGTGGATTCAAACCCTGAACTCGGCTGCCCTTACTTTGGGCTTGTTCACCCTCGGACTCATTTATTTCACGCCCCAGAAAATTCGGCGAATTGTGCCGCCACAGCTTCTCGCCTTGGTTTTAGGCACGATTTTGTCAATGGTGTTTTTTGGGGATGCCGGTTTGACCCGCATTGGCACGATTCCCACGGGGCTGCCAGCGTTTGTGCCGCCGACGTTTACACTGCCTGCGCTGAAAACGATGATTGTGGACGGGGCAATGCTGGGGATGCTCGGCTGTATTGATTCGCTCCTGACCTCGGTGATTGCCGATAGCATTACCCGCACCCAGCACGATTCCGATAAGGAACTGATTGGCCAAGGTATTGGTAACCTACTGTCCGGCTTATTTGGTGGTCTGCCCGGTGCCGGTGCCACGATGGGCACAGTGGTAAATATTCAAGCGGGGGGACGCACCTGCTTATCGGGCATGATCCACGCTGTCATTCTACTGATGGTGGTGCTGTGGGCGGCGCCTTTGACGGAACCGATTCCCAATGCAGTGTTGGCGGGGATTCTGATCAAGGTGGGGATTGACATCATTGACTGGAATTTTCTCAAACGTGCCCACCTCTTGTCCCTGCGGGCGGCCTTCATTATGTATGGCGTGATGCTGCTGACGGTCTTTGTGGATTTGATTGTGGCGGTGGGTGTGGGTGTCTTTATTGCCAATATGCTGACGATCAAGCGCTTGGCGGATCTGCAATCGGAGGATGTGAAGGCGATTACCCACGCCGATGATCAAACGCCCCTCACCCCCGAGGAAAAAGAACTCTTCCGCGAAGCCAAGGGTCAACTGTTGCTCCTCCACCTTGGGGGTCCGATGAGTTTTGGCTCCGCTTGGGCAATTTCCCAGCGGCAGGCGATCATGTCGGACTATAAGGTGCTGATTCTGGATGTCAGCAGTGTGCCCCTGTTGGGGGTAACGGCAACCTTGGCCATTGAGTCACTCATCCAGGAGGCACAAAAGCATCGTTTAGCAATTTTTCTCGTGAATGGTTCGGCGG